In the genome of Arachis stenosperma cultivar V10309 chromosome 2, arast.V10309.gnm1.PFL2, whole genome shotgun sequence, the window TTTCTTAAGTTTATTGTTTTTGAATTCCAATTCACCAAACAAGTTTTTTAAATAGGTTCATAGATTTGTCAAGCTTTAAACAGATCGAATTTGAACTTgagtagaaaaaaattataagaggTAACAGGGCTAGACGTAGACCGTCTATTTATAACATAAGTtagtagaaaaaaattataagagaTAACAGGGCTAGACGTAGACCGTCTATTTATAACATAAGTTAAGCTCATTAAAGTCAAAATTCGGCTTGACTAGACTTATTTTTACTCTCTGATGTTGACCAAAAGAAATATATAGTAGTCAGTTTggaacaaaagaaataaaacttaaaaatatagATGTAAATAAgtattttgtaaatttttaatataattgagAAATATTAGGGACTATCAATTTTTTTAGCTATTATttagtcattaatatttaaaaatatttgataaagtATATTGTTGGATtctagattaaaaaaattgagttgataATTAAATGATGATCAAAACTAACTCTTTagtattttactttttaattaagcctttaaaaatattaattttttaaaattattaatttttttaatagaaatacaaaaattttgtgaaaagaaacataaattttgtttataataaacagaaagaaaattttagaaagaaaaaataaaaagtaaaaagaaaaagaaagaagaaggaaagaagaggagaaagaaaaagaatgcaAATCATGAAGGAAAAAGGAAGATGAGGTTGATGTTTTAGATGTatctttttttgctttttgagACACTTGAATAGGAGTTAAATTGAACAATGACTTATTTATTTAGTACTACTTAAtaccaaaataataattaaaaaagaaacaaacttAGAATGAAGTAGCACGCAGATAGAAGAACATATTAAATTTGGCAGCTGATGAATCTGCGTCAATTCACTCAGCAGGTTAAATGTTGTACTGCAAGTAGTTGGCAAATGCCGATCAAAGGTATTTGTGTTGTTTCTCCACAAGAAATGGCAGCGGCAGAATCAAATCGTGACATTATTTCTAACTTATTGTTTTTACAAAGACATGGACAGTGGTTAGGGATCTTCCTTAACTCAAAAGCAACACTGTGTGAGCTTAAAGCTACATACTTTGCtgactaaattaattaattagcaACACATGGGTTCCCACCGCACCCTTAACAGTTTCTTAGTATTTGAGAttacaaataaattattaaatcgATTCGTATCTCTTCTCCAAAAAGGGGCAGAAAGTTTTTTGCGTCTGCTATTTCTGTGTAATACtttatttatgtttaaattTCTTAAATAATGATGAATAATTAGGGAGTAGGACCATTATCATTTCAAAGCCGGTGGATAATACAAGCTTTGTAGATTCATCAAATTGAAGAATTTCAGGAGGACCCAATGACTTTCCAGCTTGGAGCATCTTCATTCCTTTAATCCGTTCCATTATTTTTAtatgcatttatttttttccccGTACCTTTGATTTATATATAgcatttaaatttaaaaggtaTATATATAGTATGGGATACTGTCCAGTGACAATCACTTTGCTTCAAACTATGGAAGTAGATATATGCATACAACATTCTCATTAGGATGAAACATTTTCCTTTCATATGAAAATGTGATATCAAAATCAGATCGGAAAAACTTACCACGTtgattttgtttgaattttttttcttttctttttaattattgagAAATTTTATAATACTAATTGATCGAATTCGAAGTAGTGTAGTTAGAGTTAAGCTCCACTTTGGTCCGAGTTGCACTGATTTCGTCCCTAACATTTTAATTGCTACAATTTGGtctttcaaattaaaaaaaagtgtaCTAATATAGTCCCTCTTCAATGCTGTTAGTGACGTAGCTCAAGTCTTACCACGTTGGACATATTAAAATGACGTTGTATACATTTTGCCGCTAAAAAAACACTAAATGATATTATTTAAGGGTTTAAAACAATATCTAAAAGGGACAGATAAGGTTTTAGTATTGTTCAAACCCTCAAATGACGTCATATAGTACCTTCTTTAGAGTCAAAACGCATACGACGTCGTTTTAATATGTCTAGCGTGGCAAGACTTGAGCTACGTCATTAACAGTGTTGAGTTTTGGTGACGGAAGATACACGAAGGACTATATTGgtgcatttttttttaatatagagGACCAAATTGTAGCAATTAGAAAATCAGGAACCAAATCAATGTAACTCGCCAATTTCAGAGACCATAACGGGGCTTAACTCGGTTTAATCGAAGAAATGGCGAGTGAGCAATACTAAAAAAGATTACATGTCCCATTTaagttaattaaaatataaatacattttGCAAACTGGATAATGATATTGGTTTGCAAGACTTGCTTTATTCGAGGCTCAAAAATGTGTGATTCTAAAAATTGGACTGGACAGTCAGCACCATGGATCGAGAGCTTTTACCGTTCAATTTGTCACATAAAACTGTTGTGCCAAAAATGGGACGCGAACCATTGAACTGGTAAAAAATCGGTTGATCAGATTGGATCGAGAATCAGTCGGTTTTTATGAAATGACGTCGTTTTGTGTGCTTGCCTTATGCACCCCACCTTTCTCTAATCTCATCATTCCTTCAGACTTTCTGAAAGCAGAACAAGTCTCTAGCAGTCCAACTCAACTAAAGAAAAACTCTAGCCTCCACCACCGCCGCATGGAGTGAGCCACTGTCACCGTTCGTTGCAGTCAGAGGCTTCTCTCTTTGTCCTATTGGCATTGTCCAAGTCCAACCCCTGTTCGCTCCCACCAGTCGCAAGCATGCAGCTTCTTCCTTGAGCTCGGCATTTGTCATCTTCGTCTGGTCGCCCATCGCACTCAACTGCTCTCCATGATACTCTACCTAGAAGGTTAGTGctcactttttctttgtttttttatgCTTTGTTCAGATTTCAAAAATCATTGAATGGTTGTTGAATATTTTCTATTCTTAATTTTATTGAATGATTATTTGATTATTGATTAGCTCTGCTTGCTCTGCTGTTGATAAGCctcattttgagggtttatcttgtattaatttcaagggttttatcaatgagtccacacgcttttcatatgaaaatacaagactttgtgttcctttcctaatttttgcctcatggatgaaaacatgcttattttgcactaaattagatacatttctaatcttctcttggtgctattcgatgccgtgacctgtgtgttaagtggtttcagaatatagggcaaggatgaaccggaagagagaaggagaatgggcgcaaaggaaaggagcatgagaaattgagctttgggaacttcagcaagggcgcgtgcgcgtacttggcACGCCCGCGTGGATTGCGCAGCTAGAAGTCAAAGCCAgaagccaagccacgagccggcaTGTGTAGTGGCTAGGCCATAATCcccatgggcgcgcacgcgtacgttGCGCCTCCGCTCGCATTGCAAGATGCCccagtggcgcgcacgcgtgcgcgccgatgctcgaatatgatttttttttaaaaagagtcacgtgacctgggcgtggagacagttggagatctcatcttggggaagtgccttggcgggaagagcttaagaagaccaggGGTTGAAGGGTTAAGGGACTTTTGGCTCATTTTAGATTGTTCTAGATTTTTTGCTATTggtagttacactcttggagagagagagagagaaggagattccaagctctcattagggttcatcttcttcACTAATGAATtctcaatcactctttggtgagatccattgcaattctcaatttactttgttcatgttatagatcttcttctccaatctcaattagtgcttgtaatttctcaattctcatagatcctagattcaactttgtagttttggattttatcaatttcttgagaagttcatttccattgttgttctttgttaattgttgttagtttcttgtgttgaagcactttcaattctactttcttctcatttttactatgcctttcatccttgctcatcaattgtttgataaaatgccaacactagttatggagtaaaagtttcttacttggcatagggtttgggccattagaaagagttgaatagtttatgtcaattgttgatttggaattagaaattgctaattgacttggagtgcactaaagctagattttcCTAAGGTaaaactaggacttgtgactcaagttagttactctcatttgactttcctctatacctaggggttaactaaatgaagcaaggcctaattgttgtcatcattgaaggaactataaggatagaatttctaatgccaaccctaggCCAAGCCTTCTAAAgattgattgtttgtcatctattttgctaaaccctcaaagaatcataataaggcttcctaatcaataagatgcattctctagcaatttcaagggaggacgactcgggagactagtactctcggttatagattataggattgtttgatgcaaagtttgaatgtcgattagactatactcacgattatATCCACTATTGAATTCTATATCGGCATGATAAATTTCGGTTATCAGCTGTATtgctattttttgttttgtgttttgtaaTGGGTACTagaatcaaaatcaaaataaacatAGGGGCTTCCTTTATGCAACTTGTTTGTGAAAGTGGTTGAAAAACTTGTTTTCGATTTTGAAGCTGTGTCCCCTCCTATGTTGATAATTGGATTTTTGAGGGATCTATCCATTGATTTTGAAATCTAGGTAATTGTATGCAAATATATTTAGTTATCTAGATTACTGGATGAGTATTACAAGAAATGATTGTTCAATGATTTGTTTTTCTTAGTGTTTAGTGAGAGTGGAGATTAGTAGATAAAAAAAGAGCGTAGAATTCCTCAATTTCATCGAACGGTAAGGCACCGGAAGTTGATAGCATACCCAACAGAGTTTTAGAGGATTTTGTCAAGTGTTTGTGTAGCACATTTTTTAGAATTGGCACACTTAGAAATCAAATCAGCAAGGAAAAGGAACAGTTGAGTGATCCTTATGGTACCTGTTCAGATtccaaaacaagaaaagatgcTAGTGCATACAATAATCTATGTGGGATTAAAGGCTCCAATGTGGATCTCAACCAAACAACAAAGGCCACTATAAGAAAATGCTTAGTACCGtcgaaaaaatgaaaaaattcgACGGTAAGTTAATTATCATCAAATTTATTGTTGAAAACAATCAGATTGTATAAACTTCGTCGGTAAATATTTACTGTCGGAATTTTTCGTCCGACAATAATTACTGTTGGAATCTTCGACAAATTACTAGATTACTGTCGGATTCTTTGACAGATTACCAGCTTGGAAAACTAATTGGTTATCGATAGATTTTTTTGACGGTATTGTTGGCACTAAAAATTATTGTTTCGCGCACTATTACCATCGGATTATTCCTACAGTAATTTAGACGGTAATgtgaatttcttttatttttattttgaaataaatggtcaattttaattttaaatttaattttttcacaTAATTAGTGGTCAATTCGTGAATGATGAAAaccttttatttaaaataaataatacaatgttcaaataaattaaaagtcaagtacatcaaataaatataacgaaacaataaaaagaaaaactaatatCTATAGATCTaggtagtagtagtagtagtcgTCGTCGTCGTCGGTCCCGTGGCCCTGAGTCGGCGGCACAGAAGGCGGTGATATCCGTCTGCCACCAGCAGAACCCCTGCCACCTGTAGTAGGACTGCTGCTACCAACAAGGACGACGTTAGTGGCATGTATCTGGGCCTAGTACACCTTGACGGAGGAAAATCATCGGTAAAGAATTTTCACTAAAATAATCACATTGCAAGTATAGATCTAAACTGACAATTAAATCTCAATCAACGTttaaattgtttgtcacaagtacaaacctcaataaaaataaatcgaagtattcaaacctcgagtcgtctctcaaggaattacagggaagtgtagtttattattggctatgagatatattttggggtttttgtaataagaaacaagaaagtaaaatggcaagaaaataaactaataactaagaaagctcttagcaaggaaagagaattagaagtcctatcctcattatcgtTGTCACTTGTGATGGTAAATGTAAATtgccttcacttagttaacctctaaccaatgaaggaaagtcaagtgcatacaatcaacttgagttcacaagtcctagtcaactcatagtgagagactagatttagtgaagTTCAAGCTAATCGGCAATcttcaattaccaatcaacaagagactttgacaattcaagagtctccaaatcatcaacccaagccaagaacacaaaaatctaaattaaaatccaacaaaacattttatcaaacatttagaaagcacaaaataaaaacatggaaaactaacaagaaatagtaaaacCCAAGACTAACAATTGCAAGAAAATAATAACACAAATTAAAGGAAGCATTAATAACatgaaaatataaattgcatAAATAAAGATCAAGAGTAGCAAGAATGCATAACATAAAGCCAACAAAGTGAAGAAAATAACAAGTAGAATTAAAAGACAAAGGTGCTAGAACAATAAAAggtagaagagaaactaaattctGCTCCATTCCCTGGCCTCTAATTTGTATTTTCGGGCCTAAAAAtgggtcaaaagcagcccagaaatcgcccccaacgAATTCTGTTCATTGCAGCACGTAACGCTCGTCAAGCGTatgcgtcagccacgcgtatgCGTTGCTGGATATTGAACTGGCCACATGTACGCATCATCCTCGCATACGCGTCATATGGACTATGGcttggtcacgcgtacgcgtcagccatgcgtgcgcgtggacaccagcttctcaaaacttcaatttcttgtggtccttccacttttacatgcttcctttccatcctctaagtcattcttGTCCTATAaatcctgaaatcacttaacacacatatcacggcatcgaatgataataacagaggattaaaaattagtaatttagagtcaaagaagcatgttttcaattatagcacaaaattaggaagaaaacttaaaaacatacaatttacatgaataagtgtgagaataattgacaaaattcactcaattcaatccaaaatataccatgaaatagtggtttatcacaaCTCCATCTGAGCCTCCATACGCTGCATTTGCTCTAGCAACTCCCTCCACTCCCTGACAAAGATCATCCAGCATCTGCTGGAGCCGCCAACCCATTCTATGATTGAATATCTTCCGGATGGTCAGGTCATGCTTAGCATCTCATATAAAGTGCAGatgaaacaaaaaaaacttttaaattagTTAAGATAGATGATATAAACTAACTAAAAAGGTTTGAAACAGAAAAAAAACCAATTACCTCCCATTTCTCAAACCAGCATTTTCTAGTCTCAGTGAGGATCTTCTTGTAGCCGGGCTAGGGCTGGTCGTACATCAGCTTGACATTGGTCATCTCCTAAGTACACGCGTTGTTGTTCGGCGCAAACTTAACAACAACCCACAAACAAGAATCAACCTGAATCCACTAAACTGGAATCATAATAATTGAAACTTAAAACAATAACCAGGCAACCAaatcaacctaaatccactaaacaagaatcaattttcagaAACTTTTAGCaataaatttaatcaaaatcaTTGAAACTTAAAACAATAACCAGGCAACCAaatcaacctaaatccactaaacagGAATCAATTTTTAGGAACTTTCAACAACAATCATAATAATTGAAATGGAAAACACTAACTAGGCAACCAAATCAACCTAAATCCACCAGAAGAGAATCAATTTTCAGGAACTTTCAGCAATAAAGTTAATCATAATGATTGAAACTTAAAAACACTAACCAGCATTcaaacctaaatccactaaactagaatcaattttcatgcaCTTTCAGTGATAACCATAAACTGGAAATAAACGAGACTGAATGTGATACTTACCCCGTGTCACTATTAGGCCAAACGGTCAACCGTACGATAGGAGGTGGTGGAGGGGCATCAGCTGCTGCCTCACTTTCTTGGCTAGACTCGGGGCCACGGCATCCGTCATTGGAGGCGGCGTCGCAGGGGATACGGGCTACTCAGCGGTCGAAGGCGTCGTCGTCGCAGTAAATGGAGGCACGTAATCGGGGGTACCGGAAGAAACCCTCCCTCTACCCCAACCATGGTTACGACAACGACCAGCAGCTTGATCCTCAGCACCTCTACCTCTCGTCATTTCGCAAATATCAAATTATCAAACAATCTCAGCAATAATTTCTCAGCAAAATAATCATTAACGCAACAATTAACACAATTAGACAATTTCAAACACTTCAACGATTCAAAACCGAATGTATTGAATCTAACCTAACTTAATCAACCTAAATCTACTAAGATTAGAAACCTAAACTGAACTAACTTTGAAATtgattcaaaattaaaattgaaattctaattaaaactaaactaaaattaaacaaTTATTAAACAATCTCAGGAACAATTTCTCAGTAAAACAGTCATCAACGCAGCAATTAATACAATTAGATAATTTCAAACACTTTAACAATTCAAAATCGAATGTATTGAGTCTAATCTAACTTaatcaacctaaatccactaagaTTAGAAAACTAAACTGAACTAACTTTGAAAAtgattcaaaattaaaattaaaaatctaatcAAAGCTgaactaaattaaactaaaattaaacaaTTATCAAACAATCTCAGCAATAGTTTCTTAACAAAACAGTTGTCAACACATCAATTAACATAATTAGACAATTCCAAACACTTCAATAATTCAAAACCGAATGTATTGAATCTAACCTAACTTaatcaacctaaatccactaagattaattagaaaactaaactaaactaactTTGAAACTGATTCAAAACTAAAATTGAAATTCTAATCAAACctaaactaaattaaactaaaattaaataattatcaaaCAATCTCAACAATAATTTCTCAACAAAACAATCATCAACGCAACAATTAGATAATTCCAAATACTTCAACAAATTAAAACCTAATGTATTGAATCTAGTCTAACTTAATCAACTTAAATCCACTAAGATTAGAAAACTAAACTGAACTAACTTTGAAACtgattcaaaattaaaattgtaattCTACTCAAACCTAAACTAAATTAAAGAAATTGGAAACGAGTTGTTCAAGAACCTGTAATGAAGAACAGAGCAAGAAATTTGAAAAGAGGTGGATGTTGCAGTGGTGGTCGCTAAAGTTACAGTGCGGAAGATGGTGGTGATGGCAGATGATGATGACGATGAAGGAGAGAGATAGGGGGaggggaagaaggagaagaagtaGGGGTCGGCGTAAATGGTTGACGACGATAGAGAGGGGATGACGATTGCGGTGGTCTCGGCGGTGGCGGCAAATGGTGGtgatggagagagagagagagagagagagagagagagagagagagagagagagagagagagagatgatgGTGATGGTAGTGAGGGTTCGGATGAGGGAGAGGAAGGTTCATGATTTAAATTTATGCCCCTTTTACCGTCGGATTTACCATAAAAAAATTTCGACGATAAACCATTGCAGGTCACCAAAACGCAACGTTTCACTAATTGGAGTTACTGTCGAATTTTTCCGACGATAAACTTAACTGTAAAGGACGcgctaatttaatttattttccctTCAAATATTATCATTAGATTTATtatcagaaaatagaatttaCTGATAATTACTTAACCTTATGAATTTAATGTTATTACTTGATGTAAATCCACCGCTAAATCcaatattattcaaaaaaaattttgtagtGAGCAGTGTTTCTGATCCACAGATTAAAGTAAGTTATATAAAAGGTTATTACTTACTAGCTCTTTTTGGTTGTTATGTTCCTCTAATATAATAAACTTGTTCATGTTTTTACTTGGAAAGCTTGTTTCTGTGAAATTAAAGGATCTTACTCATCAAGAGAAGCTTGTATTTTGGATAAACACATAATTATTTCTGCATACTGAATGTAAGATATATCATTTGTTATCATTAATATCTTAGCCTATGTAACATGATGAGGATAATCAACATAATATTTTTTGGCTTGAATGTTGTGTAGACATATTTAGAGCATGGCATACCTAAAAGcctaaaataatttatttttcgaaTAGTATTCTATAGCATATTAAAGCATTGGTTTGATGACTTTGATCAAATTAACTAAGATTATGCAATggttaattatatattatgttaGGCAAGAATAATAGTTGGGGACCAATTTGTTCAGCGCAATAACAATGGAGCACTTCATAATAGGCAACTAAATTTTTGcagattttgatgattgatgacaaatttttatattattattttgtgtttgattttttttgttaattgaCTTTTATATTTGtactttaataaaattataacactttagtttatataatattttaaattttaataatattttaaagtttatattaaattataattatattttaatatatttatttatattttatttactattttattataaaataatttttttagttgaatCAACCGTTAAACTGATTagactaataaattaataaatcaataattaaaataatttaatgatCAATCTAATTTTTAGAACATTATAAAAATGTATTACCATTGGGTCTGATTTATTTCAAGTGTATCAAGAGTACTGGTATACTAGTTGTTTTAACCATTgatctgaattataaaaaatatatataatatatattaattgaaatcAATGGTTAAAATAATTGGTGCACCAGTATTCTCGGATGCACTTAAAATatttccatatatatatatatatatatatatatatatatatatataaaacaagtCTTAACTTCGATTTATTTGGAGAAATATAAAAgtcagaatttattatttttattattaattaattattaaagtttaaaaatatagaataaaatatattattaaactactaaatttaaaaaattaaactaaaataattaaaataaattctgATAATTTTACAGTATTCTTCGATGCTTAATCTTTGTAAACTTGCTTCGCGTTGGTAGATATCTTGATGTCCTCCCAAGTGTTCGTTCATTATATTCCACCACCGACACTGCCTTTTCTTTTtgcaaattttcaaataaaaaagaacatATAAAATTCAAGCCTTTTTTGTGTAAAGGATAAACAGTGGTTATTTTAAGCTTGGGAACGGGAATAAGGAAGAACAAGTGGGAACGAAATGAATTcgaagaataataatatcttacAGGTTGTCAAATGATGAATAGTCATGTTCAATAGTCATTGACCATTTTACTGTAATGTATTATTTAAGGATCTGGTGGTGCATACAAAATAATATACttataaagtaaaaaaaaaataagaatctaattattattattattattattattaaatttattatttttatacatgtgtaagttttattattttgatttaaagttgattaaaatttaattttttattttataaatctCTTTATTTCAAAGAAGtttgatatttatttatgatacattattttttttttcttttgaaatgcatatatatacacagcCACGTATTGAAACCATATCTCAGCTATAGCCAGGAATCGACCCATGTATGGTTGTCTCAGGAGCAATGTCGTTGCCACTTTTGCACATAGCTTGGCCATATATAACAATTATCAGCAGCACAGCTAGCATGtataataatgatgatggaAAAATAAAACGACTAAACGAGAAAAGAAAGCATAACATTCAggaaataatatgaataattgTCTATacatttctttattttattattatttttaagaagTATAATTCAGGCATCCAGCTTAaaaataaggagcacttgagaatTATTATGATATGCACAGTTATTGGATACAACAACAGTAATATAACAGAGTAGACAATTATTAATTGGATCAATTATCTATCCGTCACTGCTGGAAAATGAATATCATACTATCATCACTAGTCACCTTCACCTTTCATGTCTGAATCTTTGTTACCCTCTCTGCACTCTTCCTCCTTCTTCAAATCTCATAATATGTACCtatatatgtatttatgtatatgtgtatatatgtatagatcgaataatccaaaattttataaacaCGTGAATGATAATCGAAGCATGTTAGATAGCTAGCTTCAAGAATCAAGAGAAAATGGAGTGAGCAACAAATCATAAGGTGCCCAAAGAGCATCCAAAGGGCAAGGCCTATTAGCGTCCAACCTCACCCATGGCTTACCTTTGCCACTCCAATGCAACAAACTCACAGGACCAGGATGCAGATCTCTGCACAAACCACGAAAATTGTCACCACCCAAACCATGCTGGTTCCACCTATGATCCACGGTAGCAATATTTCCagcgaaaacaagaagaaacGGTGGCAGAGAACCAAGCTCGTAGATCCTCGTCCTCTTCTGCACCTCCATCCACTCCTCGATCTTCCTCGTGTAATCCCCATGGCGCCACCGATCCAGATCGATCACCATGACCCCTGTGTTGAAGTAGCAAGGCTCTCTGTTCGCGAATGTAAGCGACAGAGAAGGATTCGACCAGAATGTTTGTGTGAAGTACGCTGTGAAATTCGCGTTGCAGTATTGCGGCGCTGCAAGAACCGCCGTTTGGCCTAGTGGGGTGGCTGCGAGTTTCGCAATGTCGTCGACGAGTATGAGGTCGGAGTCCAAGTAGACGACGCGGCGGACGCAGAGTGGAAGGAGATTGGCAAGGTAGCTGCGGGCGTAGTTAAGAGGGCAGTCAAGTGCGGAGCGGATTGAGGTGGAGATGAGGCCGGAGACGGTGGCATTGTCAAAATGATAGAGGTGGAACTTGAGGTAAGGGAAGGAGTTGGAGATGGCGGCGCGTAGGAGTGACGCGTTGGAGGAACAGACGAAGTGGAAGAAGATGTTTTGTGGGCAGGAAGAGTGTTGGAGGACTGAAAGGATTGCAGCCATGGATCCTCGGATGTATGTTGTGTCTAGAGTCATTGCCACGTGTACTGCTTCTTCCGAGCATATGTACGTGTCCGTGTCCGTGTCCGTGTTAGTGTCATCGCTGTCGGTGTCCA includes:
- the LOC130958292 gene encoding probable galacturonosyltransferase-like 1, which codes for MQSRLTKPKTLLLFFAGLLLLPCSCLCSSTTNKAKNATIIPHQFKEAPQFYNSPDCPSVMDTDSDDTNTDTDTDTYICSEEAVHVAMTLDTTYIRGSMAAILSVLQHSSCPQNIFFHFVCSSNASLLRAAISNSFPYLKFHLYHFDNATVSGLISTSIRSALDCPLNYARSYLANLLPLCVRRVVYLDSDLILVDDIAKLAATPLGQTAVLAAPQYCNANFTAYFTQTFWSNPSLSLTFANREPCYFNTGVMVIDLDRWRHGDYTRKIEEWMEVQKRTRIYELGSLPPFLLVFAGNIATVDHRWNQHGLGGDNFRGLCRDLHPGPVSLLHWSGKGKPWVRLDANRPCPLDALWAPYDLLLTPFSLDS